The DNA sequence tttttattgaattttaatcttcttcaaattaaagttcaaaaacccctAAAACTTTATTATTGTTGTTCCACAATTAACAcgataaaataatgaaaaatatagcaaaacaaaattagaactTACCTGCAATAAGCAGTGAGGGGCTTAGAGAGCTCAGGGACCAAAACAGTGTCCACAACCTTCTCCTCGGCCTTCCTAATTTCGGGGTTTATAGGCTGAGCCTCCGCTCTCACAACCACCACCGCCGGCTTCAGCCTCCTGCTACAACCACCGCCGAAAGAAGAGGATAAAGGGTAGGCCAACTGGGTCCCGAACGTGGTGGTCGATCTCCCGCTGCTCCGGTTCAAACCACCGCACGAAATAAACCCCGCAGTGCTCACAATCGACGCCATTGAAATGGGTTTCAGAGATTTCTAGCCCTTTCGCTCTCGAACAAGTGATGGGTTTGGTTAAAGGTTGGATTTTCTGGTTGGTGGTGTGGATGGCACACTCCATTGTCTATATTTATAGGGTTGGGTGGGTGGTCATTGGGAGAGCCACGTCACTCGAGTCTTATCGGTCGTCTGGTAGCTTGGGCCTTTTGGGCTCTGATGCAATTTCACATTGCTTATTCTTATagtatgtaattttttttcaaaacacaacaataccaaatcaGCCTTTAGTCTATAAAGTTTCAcaaatttatggaa is a window from the Pyrus communis chromosome 16, drPyrComm1.1, whole genome shotgun sequence genome containing:
- the LOC137719668 gene encoding CDGSH iron-sulfur domain-containing protein NEET, with protein sequence MASIVSTAGFISCGGLNRSSGRSTTTFGTQLAYPLSSSFGGGCSRRLKPAVVVVRAEAQPINPEIRKAEEKVVDTVLVPELSKPLTAYCRCWRSGTFPLCDGSHVKHNKATGDNVGPLLVKKQ